The Candidatus Binatus sp. region GCGTTTACCTCGGCCGGCTTTTCCTGCTGAGTCCAATGCCCCGAACCCTTCACCAGCACCGTTTTCCGCAGATTGGGCACCCACTTGTTCATGCCCTCGGCCATTTCCGGCCGCAGCACGACGTCGAGTTCCGCGGTGATCATCAGCGCAGGCTGCTCAACGCGATCGACCTGACCGAGACTCTCCTCCCAGTTGCGATCGATACATCGATACCAGTTCAGCCCTCCGCGAAATCCGCTCTTCTTGAAGGCCTGCACAAATCTCTGAAAATCCTGCTCGGTCAGAAATTTTCCGTATGGGCGATCCGAAAATCGATCGAGCAATCCGCCGCCCGCTTGACCGAACACGCCCGGCGGAGCTTTGCGCACTTCCGCCGGATCGATATTCACCGGGTCCTGGTAGAACGCGCGCAGCGAACGCTCGACGTCGCGCTCGAGTTCCGCCTCGGCCACGCCCGGCGTCTGAAAATACAGGATGTAATGAAAGCCGCCAGCCGTCATCGCGCGCATCGCGTCGGTCGGCTTCATCGGCGACCGCGGGATGAACGGCGTATTGACGCCGATCACGCGCTCGACGCTGTCCGGCGCCATCATCGCGGCGTTCCACGCGACCATGCCGCCCCAATCGTGGCCGACGATCACGCATTTGCCGAGGTTCAGCGCGTCGAGCATACCGACGATATCGCCGACCAGTTTTCGCTGCGTGTACGCCTCGATCGGCTGCGGGCATGAACTGTCGCCGTAACCGCGCTGATCAGGCGCGATCGCCCGAAATCCCGCCTCTGCGAGCGCCTTCATCTGATGCCGCCACGAGTACCACATCTCGGGAAAGCCGT contains the following coding sequences:
- a CDS encoding alpha/beta fold hydrolase, which produces MSEIKHSYVRSNGIELHVAEMGEGFPVVMCHGFPEMWYSWRHQMKALAEAGFRAIAPDQRGYGDSSCPQPIEAYTQRKLVGDIVGMLDALNLGKCVIVGHDWGGMVAWNAAMMAPDSVERVIGVNTPFIPRSPMKPTDAMRAMTAGGFHYILYFQTPGVAEAELERDVERSLRAFYQDPVNIDPAEVRKAPPGVFGQAGGGLLDRFSDRPYGKFLTEQDFQRFVQAFKKSGFRGGLNWYRCIDRNWEESLGQVDRVEQPALMITAELDVVLRPEMAEGMNKWVPNLRKTVLVKGSGHWTQQEKPAEVNAAIIEFLSDMKK